ATTGGTAAGTAAACTCATTTCCTTGATATACTTTTGAATATACATCGTAGAAATCCCGGATGGAGAATTATCTCCCGAAAGCATCATTCTATTTAACCAACTGGCATTAGCTATATTAATATCGCGTTCATAAAGATAAATTTTATTTAGAACTACCAGAAACTGCGATAAGTTCTCAACTGAAATACGCCCGATAAAACAATCGCCCAATTGATCGGTCCCTGCCAAAAAAGTATAATTATAGTCCGTTGCTCCACTGGATTGAGTATAATAAGGAATTGTATAACTGCCTACTGTATCACCTATAAAAACAACAAAATCAGGACGGGTTTCAACATTATTATATTTATTTTGGATATAATTTTTTATGCTGGTAGTGGAATTTCCTGCTTCGCTGGTAGCAGTGCTGGCAACCATTACATCCGCACCTTTCTGTTTTTTCCAGAGCACATACTCATTCAGGGCATTGGCAAAATTCGTATCGGTGTTGTTACCATAAATAATTAAATAGCGGGGTGGAGTATTAGCTACCATTGTATTACGGTAATCATTGAAGTTCAATATTATGGATTCATAAATCTTGGCAAAACTGGCGGAAATATTTGTCGGTTCACTTACCAGTTCATTTATTCCCTGTTCATCTGTAAAATTCAACCGGAAGGAGATATCTTGATAAACTGTTAAATCTCCACTTTGAGCATTGTAAGCGAAAGGATTTATTTGGATAGTAATAATCCGAAAGTCCCTTAAAATACTTGGTTCACTAATTTCCATCAGGGTTTCGGGATAGGTGCCTCCGCTATTATAATAACTATTGTTTATTACAAAGCTCTTGGGGCTTTCCAAATTATTTCCCTGTTGCACGGGATAGGGAAGAAAATCGGGAATAACGGTTTGTCGGGTAGTAAGCACTTCAAAATTTACGGTTCCTTTACAGGGAATGGCTATGGAAGTGCAAATTACAGGTAATTCCGGCATTCCGGAATCTAACAGGGTTCCGGAAAGAGGGAGCTCTATTTTCCGGTAAACCGTTTCACCTTGTGTTTCTTCCTGCAAGGTATATTCCGGTAAAGTAAAATTTACTTGCAGATAAGAGCTGTTTTTAACTCCCAAAGTGAAAGCGGAATTTAAATTAGCCGGCAGGTCATTTTCTCTATCGGCATAAGCGATGCTTAATGCCAGCAATGCCATTATCAGGATAATATTTCTCTTCATTGGACTTCCTTTATATACGGATAGGATAGTTCCTAAATGAAGCAAAAATTATTCCAATGAATATCAAAGATTATAGTATAGCATAAACTCCTGAGGATGGGGACGCGCTGAAATTGCCTCAAATTCCTTCATTTTTATTTCAATATGGCTTTCAATCAAGTCCTCGTTAAAAACATTTCCTTCCAGTAAAAATTGGTGGTCATCTTTCAGTGCCTGCAGTGCTTCTGCAAGATTGGCAGGAATAGAAAGCAATTGTGCTTTTTTATCTTCACTCCAGGCAAAAACATTATCATCATAAGGACCCAGATTATATTTGGCAGGATCAACCCGATTTTTAATACCATCCAAGCCAGCTAATAAAATTGCACTCATCGCCAGGTAAGGATTGCAGGTTCCGTCACCGGTTCTAAATTCAAAGCGTTTTGTTTCAGGTGTATTAGCATATTTGGGAATCCTGATAGCGGCACTACGATTGGCAAGACCATAGAATAATTTTACCGGTGCTTCAAAACCAGGCAGCAGTCGTTTGAAACTATTGGTTGAAGGATTGGTGAGAGCAACTAAGGCACGACCGTGAATTAAAATTCCCCCAATAAACCAAACTGCTTCTTCGGAGAGGTCTGCATAGCCACCTTTTTTATAGAACAGGTTTTTCCCGTCTTTATGCAGCATAATATGAAAGTGCATTCCGTTTCCGGCATTGCCAAAAACCGGTTTAGGCATAAAAGTTGCCGTAAGCCCATATTGCAAAGCGGTTCTGCGAATAATATCCTTCATAATCATTACATCATCACAAATTCGGGGAAAGGCAAGCAGTTCCGTTTCTATTTCTTCCTGCGCAGAAAGACCAACTTCATGATGATGATAACGAACTTTAATATCCTGCTCTTCAATAAGTTCCACAATTTTTTGCCGAATTTCATAGAACTGATCAAAAGGGGTATCTATATGATAACCCTTCATCCCTTGCATAGAAAGCGCATCCAGGTCTTCATTTTCCTCCGGAAGAGCTTCTTTGCATTCACTGGAGGTTATATTATAACCTGCGGAATAAGAATCAGAGTAATATTGAACGGAATCAAAAAGATGAAATTCCAGTTCCGGTATCCAAGTGGACATATCGGCTATGCCTGTGGAAAGCAAATATTGATGAGCCCTGAGAGCAACACTGCGAGGGTCTTTTTTTACTCCGATCCGGGTGTCCGCATCACAAATTGAACATAGCATTCTCAGTGTTGGGGTCTCATAAAACGAATCAAGATGAGCTGTTTCGGCATCAGGCATTAAAACCATATCGCCACTTTCCACACTTCTCATTCCAGGAATGGAAGAACCGTCAAAGGGTATTCCAATTTCCATCACTTCCGCTATATTCCGCGCTGGAAAAGTAATATGATACCATTTGCCATCCAAACCGCAATATTTAAGGTCTATGGCTTTCACTTTATTTGCCTGGATCATCTGTTGTAATTCCTTCAGTTCCATTTTAGTTCTCCTTATTCTTTTATTTAATTCTTTTTTAGCTGGAAAACGACATCTTGTCGTTTTTCCTATAAACCGGGCTATCCAGTTTTCTATTAAGTAACTTCAGACATCTGTTGCTGGAATTTACGAGGACTTCAACATTTCGGTTTCCGGCGTTATTTTTAGTCCCCAAAATCCTTTTCCTCCGGTTCATCACAATGAGGCAATATTTTGTAGCTGCACTCCCATTATTTGCATTACGAAATTTACCGGTGGAATAATGATTTTCCCAATAATATTCCAACCCAGCAAAGTAGTAATTATAATAAATGCAAATAAATACATCATTCCTTTGCGTTCCTGCATCGTCCATTTATAATATGCCTGATCAGTTAAAAACATTCCAATTACTTTTGAGCCGTCCAAAGGGGGCACCGGAATCAGATTAAAAAAAGCAAGCAGGAGATTAAGGTAGATTACAAAGAAACAAATATATTGGATTAAAACCGAAAAACCGCATAGATGAAAGATCAGGGCAAAAAAGATTGCCAGCAGAAAATTGGCAAGAGGTCCTGCCAATCCTGTTAATCCGGAATCTCTTTTATAATTTTTGAAATTATGAGGATTGAAAGGAACCGGCTTAGCATAACCATATATGAAACCAGCTGTTAAATATAAAAATAACGGCAAGATCACAGTTCCAAACCAATCAATGTGTTTCAAGGGATTCAATGTTAAACGCCCTGCTCTTTTAGCAGAATCATCACCCAGCCAGTATGCCATTAGAGAGTGGCAGAATTCATGGATAATAATGCTGTAAAAAACCAGAACAATTACTACCGCATTTAGCAGAAGCTGAGGTATATTAGGACTTTTCATATCTTCTTTATCTTTATGTAATTCCGTTTTCCGGCGCGAATGATATCTCCGTTTTTAAGATTAACTACAGTATCAAAGGCAGTAACCTTTTCTCCGTTTAAGGATACAGCTCCGCTTTGAATAAGTCGTTTGGCTTCACCGTTAGTTGCACATATTCCACTATCCACCAAAAGCTTGGACAATTTGCAGCTACTTTCGTGAACAGCAAAATCGGGTATATCAGAGGGAATTTCCTTGAAGGAAAATTGTTTTTCAAAAGCAAGTTCTGCCTCACTTGCCTCTTCTGCACTATGATATAATGTAACGATTTCCCTGGCTAAGCGTTTTTTAATCAGCATTGGGTTAGTTCCGGATTCCAGTTCTTTTTTAATTTTTTCAATTTCTTCTTCGGGCAGGGTTGTAGCATAATAGAAATAGTTCAAAATTATATTATCCGGAATGGACATCACCTTGCCGTATTTTTCTTTGGGAGAATCAAATACGGCAATATAGTTATTAAGTGATTTGCCCATTTTATTC
The Candidatus Cloacimonas sp. genome window above contains:
- the glnA gene encoding type I glutamate--ammonia ligase, with protein sequence MELKELQQMIQANKVKAIDLKYCGLDGKWYHITFPARNIAEVMEIGIPFDGSSIPGMRSVESGDMVLMPDAETAHLDSFYETPTLRMLCSICDADTRIGVKKDPRSVALRAHQYLLSTGIADMSTWIPELEFHLFDSVQYYSDSYSAGYNITSSECKEALPEENEDLDALSMQGMKGYHIDTPFDQFYEIRQKIVELIEEQDIKVRYHHHEVGLSAQEEIETELLAFPRICDDVMIMKDIIRRTALQYGLTATFMPKPVFGNAGNGMHFHIMLHKDGKNLFYKKGGYADLSEEAVWFIGGILIHGRALVALTNPSTNSFKRLLPGFEAPVKLFYGLANRSAAIRIPKYANTPETKRFEFRTGDGTCNPYLAMSAILLAGLDGIKNRVDPAKYNLGPYDDNVFAWSEDKKAQLLSIPANLAEALQALKDDHQFLLEGNVFNEDLIESHIEIKMKEFEAISARPHPQEFMLYYNL
- a CDS encoding site-2 protease family protein, with protein sequence MKSPNIPQLLLNAVVIVLVFYSIIIHEFCHSLMAYWLGDDSAKRAGRLTLNPLKHIDWFGTVILPLFLYLTAGFIYGYAKPVPFNPHNFKNYKRDSGLTGLAGPLANFLLAIFFALIFHLCGFSVLIQYICFFVIYLNLLLAFFNLIPVPPLDGSKVIGMFLTDQAYYKWTMQERKGMMYLFAFIIITTLLGWNIIGKIIIPPVNFVMQIMGVQLQNIASL